From Providencia sp. R33, a single genomic window includes:
- the pheM gene encoding pheST operon leader peptide PheM — translation MHAVIFRFFFYFST, via the coding sequence ATGCACGCTGTTATTTTTCGTTTCTTTTTTTACTTTAGCACCTGA